The sequence ttaacCTAGAACTAGAAAAACAAATTGTAGTTAATATTCGAGACACAAGCTATACTCAAGGAGATGAATTTGAGTTGCACGAAAAAATTACCAGAAAAATGAAACAAGTAGAAAGGAGGCAATATGTCGAATAAATCAATCAAGAACATTTGATCATCATATTGGAGCTGTTTGCAGTTCTAAAATCACAtacaaattgttcaaattaagccTCCCAAGAAGCAGTGATGGAAGAAGCCATATTGTTCTGCTCTACAAAACCAGAACATCAAAGCACAAGAAATTGTTTCCACACATGTCCAGTCTTAAACAAAATTAGCAGCCTAATCAGGTTCTTAACCATTCTATATAGAATACTGGAAGATTGTGGCAGATATCAGAAAGAGTCTTAGCATCCAAATCCTCTTGTATGTCATAAACTCCTTTCATAAGAATAAATTTTAAATCCTATTTAAATGTTAAAGCTTGAAAAGTTCAAATTTTTTACTTCAAATGATATCAAATGCTGATAAAATGGTTTGGAAGTCATGAAAACTTCAAATTCATATTCTCATAGTTCTTACATAAGATATTTTTAGCCCATATAAGTGTTAGAAAAATTCAGTTATTTTGCTTTTTTCAGCAAAACAATATAAATTTCTTCTCATGAAATGGCCAACACCTTCCACACAACAGATGATACAAGACTTGTGGGTCAAGTTGGTGTGAGTCTCCAGAAACCAGTTCATGCGATCCACTCTGGGAAAACTTTGCTCAAATCAACCAGCTTGACTTTGGGGAGGAAGACAGGAACCAAATTTGATGTCTTCCATCTCTCCTTTGTCCTGACCAATTGTTGTTTGTTGTTTAGTCAAGCTCTTATGTAGCTTTTTCAACCTGCATTTGGCCCACATAGGCCGGAGCTGACATTTGAATTCATTTTTCTCTTCGAATTAGGTTCAACTAAATCATATTAGGTCAGATTTGGTTTTGTTTCATTGCAGCACCTGTGATGAGTTTGAAGAGTCAACAAAGTACACTTTCACACGAATCAGCCGACAGGGCTCACATCAAGATCTTCTGGATCTTGTGTTTCTCTCTGCCACACCTTCTCATGGATAAGACTGACTGTTCAGTAGTCGAGGAAAAGGCATTCCGTCGATGTTCTAATACTTCATGCATTTTATTACCGTTTGAAACTTTGATCCATATTCTAGTCGAAagaaaaggtaaatagcaagaacagCTCATTTCACATCTCATGAAAAAAAGGATTCAGACACCGTAGCGAACAGTAACTGGTAAACGCCCATCTTTACATGGATGCACAGATGCATATATGAATTCAAAAGACATTGAGCTGTCAGCTTCTTCTTAGGTCAAAAGCAGTAGATTGGAGACAAATGCATACGCTGAGCTGATCATGTATATGTTGCCTTGCACTGGAAAACTACTGCTACATTACGAGAACAATTAACCTACGCATATACAATCATTATGATGATGGATGCAGTGGTCAACGGGACTTCATCCTTTTGTTCTTACAATGGTTATTGTGCCCCTCCCTTGTGTTTGGATCCTTGTGAGGCTTACAACCGCCTTCCCGGAAAGGCCAGGGCCGTCCGGCGACACACAAGGACCGTGTGCGTACTCCCCCACCGGGTGGCGGACAGGCCGTCTCGGGCGCATTAGAACCCTCGCATTGACGTCTTCGAGCGTGACTTCCCCCTCCACTCCCCCGGGCTTCACGACAGCGAAGGGGTGCACCACGATCACCTTGGCCTTGTTCTTCTTGAATTGCCTCATGCCACATTCTAAAACCAGCACAAGAATCAGATCCTGTGCAACGAAAGGAGAACAAGAGCACACTAACCTCTTATGGCAAGCGGTTTATCTTTAGGTGTCGGAAGAGAAGGTTTTTCGTCTCTTGGCTGATGGAGATCCTTTCCATGTGGTTCTGTGGAGGACAGCAGCTCCTCatgggaggaggcggaggaagagGCGAGTGGCTCTCGTGTGAGTTGTGTCTCGGTCATTTGTGTTTTGGCCTTCAGCATCACGTTCAGTGGGTCATCATCATCTTCACGAATATTGAACCAAACCAAGTCAAGAAGATGGTTCATCAAAAATATCATCCTATTGTCTTTAGTCATTAGATTGTTGGTCTGATCATCTCGTCCACTTTACAGCACCAGCACTAAAATAGGAGAAGTAGATACACGTAGATGTGCGTGCCAAGCTAAACTATTTGGCGAACCGGAAGGGCGTACACTATCAGCCAAGCAAGACAATAAGAATAAGATAGCGGACGACTCCTATCCATGCGCATGACATGGGGACGGTAGCCAGCCTTCTGTAAGCTCCGTATTAAATCACTTCATTATGGCCTTTGTGATAAGTGGGCTTATGTGACAGAATCACCTTTGTGATGCAGGAGAAGAATGCATTTAACACTCGATCTTACCTGGGACGATAGTATTATCTTGCAGCATGCAGTTCAAATCATGCGTGGGATCTCCATAACAGTTTGAACCCCAAAACCCCTACCAGAAAAGAAGATGGAAGGAGAAAAGATAAGTGGTTGACTACGGGAGTTTAAATAGCAGCAGTGCACTTCGCATCAAGCACCATGCATATATAATTGAAGTATGCTTGAAGAAGATCTTGGAGCTCATCGGTCGTGGCTGTCGAATCATGAGTTGGGGACGAAGCTACTCGTCTCCGCTTGCACTGGTCGGTCCACTCTGCCACTGCATCTTGCAAGTAGCCGGTCGAGGTCTGCGACGACATGGGAGGCTCCAAAGCTGATGATTGTATCACCCAAAGACATGAGAAGACAAGGCCAGTGTAATTGACAGAAACAAATCGAAGAAGAAAGTGTGTTACTGGATTACCTAAAGGCATGAATTGTGGATCCCAATCCAAGGAGGGTTGGTAGGGGAATGGAAAATGGTTCTCCAAGGCCATCACCTCTCGAGACCAAGTGTGCCGCTGCCTGCTTTCTTTCACAGCGAGATGTTTGCTCTTATAAGTAGGAGGCTTTTGGGAAAAGGAGCTGCCGACTTGGACGGCGAGGAGCAGCCAGTCAATGGACGAGGGAAAGGGAAAAGGTGAAACATAATCTTCAAAGCGACCAACCCAAATGAAAGGTGGTGCGGGTTTCGTCTCTTTCTCGTGATTCGCTACGTtgatctctctcttcctctcgctctctctctctctctctctctctattctttGGTTCATGCTGTGGAAAAGCTATTGCTGAGTCCTGTGGAACAATTAACTACGTTGCATGGGTTTGGTGAGGAACTAAATTTACGGATAGGAATCATATGATCTGAAATCCCAGAGGAGGGGCTCCACATAATAAATACCAAAAATTGATTGAAGTTTCAAACAGGTAACACTGAGCTGGAATTGTTGTGATTTGACACATAAGTCAACACATTTTGAATTAGTAGTTACATCTATTATTGAGGATTATATCTGAAATATGAGCTAAGCAATGACCTCCACGAATCATTCTGAGACTATTGCTATTACTCCGTTACTCATGATTGGCCCAAAATAATCATGTGGTTTAagcttataattaattaatatttttgtaaataatttataatttccaAAATTATTTCCAGAGCACATGATTAAATTTGGCTTGCTTGTGCTGATGTCAGCGTGACAACGGCGTTGCGTCCAGTTGGCGTGTGCATACGTGGTGCGCAAAAGTGGGTGCTCTTGATTCGCGTTTTGGTACCGAGTTAAGACGTTTGTTACCCTTCAATCCTGAGCAAGAAGCGAACGGGCACAGAGGGCGGACCCACAGAGTTAGCCAACCATCACACGGTTAGAGACGTGGGTAGGGTCAGGCGACCACGTCAGCGGTAAGACGATCTCGACCGTCCGATGGGAGGATGCTGCTGCTCTTTTAAGGCAACGCCAGAAAGCAAAAGGGCTCCGAAATCAAACGGCTGCCACGGTTCCAGCCAAGTACAGCAGAAGCAGGGACCACGAGAGATTGGCCACCAAAAGATCATCATCCTCACAGTCTCAGGTGGTCCTAAAAGccatcttcctcttccattttcaCTTTTGTCACCCGGCGCAGTCTCGCCCATCCATGGCGGAGAACAGAGCCGGAGGGGACGAGGAACCGGCGGAGGCGGTGATGGCGGTGGTGGTGGGAGCCACCTGTCCCCCTTTGCCACTCGTCCGTCCACCACCTAATCGTAGGGTAAGTACGGCCAAGACCACGTGGCTAAAGCGTTCCGGAAGCCTCGTGATTCGCGCTAGGCACGAATCCCTACGACTCCAAATTGGATGGGCCCCGTGGCCTTTATTCTCTTCCTATCCAGCGGCGAGATGGCGCTTTACGCTATCGTGCTTCGATGGGAGATAAAGCGCAGAAAGCAAACCACGGCTTCATCTTTTCAATGGCTTAAGTCATATATATAGTGTTAAGTGTCTTCATCCCTGAGGAGGAAGGATTCGGCCATTAACGTTCGTGGGGGCCAAAACAGTATGCAGTTCGCTGGCGAAACACAGAAAGGCCGACACAATCATCTCCAATGATACGTCCGAAGCATCCACACTGAGCTGCGAGAGGGCCTACTCGTTGAAACCCCCGAGAACTTTGAGCTGGACAAACGTCAAAAGAAGACGAAGCCGTAGTGGACAAGGCTTCCGACGTCGGTAGAAGTACTCTGCCACTGTGCTCGCAGAGCCATTGGAGGCAGACCCAGGGAGAACTTTCGCTCGACGCGTAGGAGGACAGAGCTCCTCAGCCTCTCTTTTTTGGTTCATCTTTTGACTGGAGGCAGCAGTGCAGATTTGCTGTTGATGTTTCTGCAGCAACATTTTCCAGGACAAGGTAGCTGCTGAGTCAAGGAAAACGCAGTCCCCGGCTCACGTGATGTTCTCGTCTTGATATGGTGTTGTTTCTGAATCGTTCTGCAAAGGCAGAGTAGTGTTCCGAGTTGCAGATGCTGGGAATGGAGATTAGAAGGCTGGAGACAACAGCAACACGATAAAAGTTCATGATTTAATGCATTTGGCATGTTCATCATAATGCAAAGTAGGTTTTGTTTGATTACTGATCTCAAGAAAAAGTAAGATTTGTTTACGATAACCAATCTAACATAAATGCACTTTATCTAACCTGAAATAAAGAGTTGTATTGGCACCCTATcatctatatatatttttaactctAAAAAGAAGGTTCTTTTTGCTTCTCTCTTAGACTCTCTCCACCTTTGAGTTCCACAAACTTAGATATGGAAGGACCAACAAAATCCGACACCTGTCTTCTCCAAGCACTGGCTTAGATCGGAGTTGACCTTCATCCATTTCGGGCTCGGAGCAAATCAGGTCATCCTCATCACTCTTTTAAACGATCGGCTTTAAAGATAGTAGAGATATTGTGAGAGAGCGACAGAAGAGAACAATTCTCCATTATAGCCGCACATTCTTTTCTATATATCAAAGCAGTAATCCAACTAAAGCTTTCACTAAATCCACCAGTACTGTGAATAACACTTCCCTAAGGAACGAGTTACGAGTCATAAGGTTCATGACCGAGATCGTTTTCTCTAGATGTCGAAGAACAATGGAATCTGCAGTCGTACAGCAATCATTGTGAATGAGAGAGAAAGACTCCACTGCTcacaccactataaatctgggctCTGCGTCAACAGCTCATAGATCGACGATTCTCCATCTCACCACTCAACTGCTgtcactaataaagatgtcagtcGAAGCGAAAGTGAGCTCCAATGCTAACATTCTGCTTCTGTCTCCCTTAATATCCGTATGTAGATCTCATTTCTTCATGCAGAAAGTTGTGGTGAAAGTGGACGTCCATGATGGCCAGGATAAgagaagggcaatggaagctgttTCCAGCTTTAAAGGTAAAAGCTATCTCTATCTTTCGCTCAACCTTTGGAGAGCTACGAATTCGATCGTACAAATCCTTTGTGCATAACGGCGGACTTGAAGAACAAGAAGCTCACTGTCACCGGAAACGTCGACCTCGTGGATGTGGTGAGAATGTTAAGGTAACACACTAGTGCGCAAAAGAACCAGAGAAGAAGACGGCAGAAcccaagaaggaggaggaggggtgAGGGCGCCATTGAGGCCGCCAAGGCATGCAAAGCGGAGTATCCACGTATGGTTCTAATTATTTCCATCATCCACGTACTACTATCTTCATTTTGTCATATACTCAAATTATAGATGTTTTCACTAAGCCACTTTAAAAGACATTCCTATGGATTTCATTCATTAATACAAGTTGGACGGACATCCTAAACATTCATGCTCCAAATTAAATGGAGCATGAACAAAATAACAAATTAAATGAATGATTCTCCTAATTGATTGAGATAATATTTCCCTACCAACTATTACAACTTGGAGATTTTCTACTAGCAATCAACATATCTATATCTACCTTATATGACATGGACACAAAGTGAATATAATTAATGTGAATACATAATGttgacatacattagacaacatatTATCTAAAACGTGTACCTATGCCTGTATATACTTATCGAAGATTCAATAAAAATTCACTTACTTGCACCATTATATGCCAATCCTCTACATATCTTGGTTTGTTCTCCACAAAAGATGTCATCGGAAGCAAAGGTGAGTCCCAGTGATAGCAGTCAAGTTATCTCTCCCCTTCTATTTCTCTCACTAAATTTCCATACGCACATCTCATTTCTGCATGAAGAAAATTGTGGTGAAAGTGAACATCCATGATGAGGAGGACAAGAGTAAGGTGATAAGAGTCACTTCCAATCTTATAGGTAAAAACTCGCTCCATTCACTAAACCATCTTTGGCTCAATCTGTAGAGAGCTAAGAATTCTTTTGTACTACGAACAGGAATCGATACGATATCGGTGGACTTGAAGGACAAGAAGCTCACAGTCATCGGAAGAATCGACCCCGTGCGGTTGACGAGAAAGTTAAGGAAACACTATCACGCTGAGATCCTCTCGATCCGctcggagaaagaagaagagaagaaggaagagccCGAGAAGAGTGAGGAGAAGGAGGAAGGAGCGGAGAAGAATAAGGAGGCTGGTGCGGTCGCCAGTGCATGGAATGGTTACGATCCGTATGTGATACCGCACTACGTCCCGATCACCGAGGAGGACCCAAATGGCTGTGTGGTTATGTAGTTCTTCGTGTATTTGGTGAGGCGGCCATTGATGGCCTGAGGTGGCGCGACTGTTCCGAGGCCGAGAGGAGACGACCTCCGCATAGGACGTCTTAGAAGACTCTTTTGAGTAATTTACatatgacattttttttttcctgaagaaaaataaaatagattataTCTATCGATACTTCAACAAGTCATCACATAATCGGCATAATTTACGAGTAATATTCGACGATCATATAAAATTATTCTCGAGAATCAACTCCTCAAGATTTTCTATCGAAGCTTTTAGCATACTTTTCTTTTAAATTACTAACTTAAGCGTAAGGAGGAATTTTTGTTAGGCTCGTTCTAACGTAGTACTTATTAACTTCCGACACCAATCCAGTGACAAACTCTAACTCCAAATCTTCGATATTTCAAGCAATCTTGTTCTACTTTTAACATGTATTGATTATAATTTTCACTAGCATAGGTTTTAGATCACTGAAATGGACAATTATAATTCTTGATTTGAAACCACATGAACTAATTAAGCCCCTGTAAAGAAGCATATTTTGAGACTACATTTTGTTGCATCAATTCCAGTTTTAGGATATTTAAAATTCTTACTATCCTTATTCCATCATATCAACAAAATTGAAGATATTCTTATCAAACTATTTTGAAATATCTCCAACATTCATGC comes from Musa acuminata AAA Group cultivar baxijiao chromosome BXJ3-3, Cavendish_Baxijiao_AAA, whole genome shotgun sequence and encodes:
- the LOC103977598 gene encoding uncharacterized protein LOC103977598, with protein sequence MALENHFPFPYQPSLDWDPQFMPLALEPPMSSQTSTGYLQDAVAEWTDQCKRRRVASSPTHDSTATTDELQDLLQAYFNYICMGFWGSNCYGDPTHDLNCMLQDNTIVPDDDDPLNVMLKAKTQMTETQLTREPLASSSASSHEELLSSTEPHGKDLHQPRDEKPSLPTPKDKPLAIRECGMRQFKKNKAKVIVVHPFAVVKPGGVEGEVTLEDVNARVLMRPRRPVRHPVGEYAHGPCVSPDGPGLSGKAVVSLTRIQTQGRGTITIVRTKG